In Chelmon rostratus isolate fCheRos1 chromosome 4, fCheRos1.pri, whole genome shotgun sequence, a genomic segment contains:
- the slain2 gene encoding SLAIN motif-containing protein 2 isoform X3 yields the protein MEDINSNINADLEVRKLQDLVKKLEQQNEQLRSRSTMLSSSGAMSANHRPLSDGYDSSSLSAGMAAGLAGFPGVGFVGTGSYGGLLENNRCLSPRLSYDGISFRRAYEYDGASAAASVSSKNSLYSDTTGSFTDEGETSILDEVEILDLEDMDCLHEDEDSWLYEAKLNSPLQKTLSPIVWCRQALDNPSPEMESAKRSLIHRLDLTLSANKRRSLYGSPYNQQGYGSPYSTNAANSPYSSGFNSPSSTPSRVPIVRQQLMPGNAVHQRNAAAERNPPAVSPQSSVDSELSTSEMDEDSVGSSTTYKLNDVTDVQILARMQEESLRQDYAATASRRSSGSSCHSLRRSTFSDQELDAHSLEDEEEAVHPAFHLPSNRFSPSPRHSPRASPRNSPRSRSPARSIDYSHSRGSPQPIISRLQQPRHSLQGHGHDLQTNVVKNEEKLRRSLPNLTRSSAATAQGPEPVKNSRSCESNLQVPNGGSPRHQSQSATAAQLPRYSTPSRSSPKQKQHLQSPTSLRVPSPSKLRTPATPSPLALRQPVKATSNPNSATSTPTRSLAPPRSGLPRPSASSAGGGIPLPRSKLAQPVRRSLPAPRTYGSTGDNWREGCY from the exons ATGGAGGATATCAACTCAAATATCAACGCGGACTTGGAGGTGCGGAAGCTTCAGGACTTGGTGAAGAAACTCGAACAGCAGAATGAACAGCTTCGGAGTCGGTCCACGATGTTGTCCTCGTCCGGAGCCATGTCAGCGAACCACAGACCCCTCAGCGACGGATACGACTCGTCGTCCCTGTCAGCGGGGATGGCAGCCGGTCTGGCCGGCTTCCCTGGGGTGGGGTTCGTCGGAACGGGGAGCTACGGTGGGCTGCTGGAGAATAACCGCTGTTTGAGCCCCAGACTGTCTTACGACGGCATCAGTTTCAGGAGGGCGTATGAATACGACGGGGCATCGGCTGCCGCCTCTGTGTCGAGTAAGAACTCACTTTATTCAGACACCACCGGGAGTTTTACAGATGAAGGCGAAACATCAATCCTAGACGAAGTGGAAATCTTAGATCTTGAAGACATGGACTGTCTACACGAAGACGAGGACAGCTG GCTGTATGAGGCGAAACTGAACAGTCCCCTGCAGAAAACCTTGAGTCCTATTGTGTGGTGCCGCCAAGCTCTTGACAACCCCAGTCCTGAGATGGAATCAGCCAAGCGCTCCCTCATCCACAGACTGGACCTCACCCTGTCAg CCAACAAGCGCAGGAGCCTGTATGGGAGTCCCTACAACCAGCAGGGTTATGGAAGTCCGTATAGCACAAACGCAGCCAACAGCCCTTACAGCAGTGGCTTCAACTCCCCCTCCTCAACCCCCAGCAGAGTGCCCATTGTCAGACAGCAGCTAATGCCTGGTAATGCAG TACACCAGCGGAacgcagctgcagagaggaatcCTCCGGCGGTGAGCCCGCAGTCGTCGGTGGACAGTGAGCTGAGCACCTCAGAGATGGATGAGGACTCAGTGGGCTCCTCGACCACCTACAAACTCaatgatgtcactgatgtcCAGATACTGGCACGCATGCAGGAAGAGA GTTTGAGACAAGATTACGCCGCAACAGCATCCAGGAGGAGCTCAGGTTCGTCCTGCCACTCGTTGCGCCGCAGCACCTTCAGTGACCAGGAGCTAGACGCACACAGCctggaggacgaggaggaggcggTGCACCCGGCCTTCCACCTACCCTCCAACCGCTTCAGCCCCTCCCCTCGGCACTCTCCCCGCGCCTCCCCCAGGAACTCGCCCCGCTCTCGCTCTCCCGCACGCTCTATCGACTACAGCCACAGCCGCGGCTCGCCTCAGCCCATCATCAGCCGCCTGCAGCAGCCTCGCCACTCGCTGCAAGGCCACGGGCACGACCTGCAGACCAACGTGGTGAAGAACGAAG AAAAGCTACGTCGCAGTCTTCCCAACCTCACACGCTCCTCAGCGGCGACCGCCCAGGGCCCAGAGCCCGTCAAGAACAGCCGCAGCTGCGAGTCCAACCTGCAAGTGCCAAACGGCGGCTCTCCACGACACCAGAGCCAGTCTGCTA cagcagctcaactCCCGAGGTACTCCACCCCTTCTCGCTCCTCCccgaaacaaaaacagcacctCCAAAGCCCAACTTCCCTGCGAG TCCCTTCTCCCAGCAAGCTGCGAACTCCTGCCACCCCGTCCCCACTGGCCTTGAGGCAGCCTGTAAAGGCCACATCCAACCCCAATTCTgccacctccacccccacccgCTCCCTGGCTCCCCCACGCAGCGGCCTGCCCCGCCCCAGTGCTTCTTCTGCAGGAGGTGGGATCCCTCTGCCTCGCAGCAAGCTGGCCCAACCTGTGCGCAG gtctcttcctgctcctcgAACCTACGGCAGCACAGGTGACAACTGGAGAGAAGGTTGTTACTGA
- the slain2 gene encoding SLAIN motif-containing protein 2 isoform X2 produces the protein MEDINSNINADLEVRKLQDLVKKLEQQNEQLRSRSTMLSSSGAMSANHRPLSDGYDSSSLSAGMAAGLAGFPGVGFVGTGSYGGLLENNRCLSPRLSYDGISFRRAYEYDGASAAASVSSKNSLYSDTTGSFTDEGETSILDEVEILDLEDMDCLHEDEDSWLYEAKLNSPLQKTLSPIVWCRQALDNPSPEMESAKRSLIHRLDLTLSANKRRSLYGSPYNQQGYGSPYSTNAANSPYSSGFNSPSSTPSRVPIVRQQLMPGNAVHQRNAAAERNPPAVSPQSSVDSELSTSEMDEDSVGSSTTYKLNDVTDVQILARMQEESLRQDYAATASRRSSGSSCHSLRRSTFSDQELDAHSLEDEEEAVHPAFHLPSNRFSPSPRHSPRASPRNSPRSRSPARSIDYSHSRGSPQPIISRLQQPRHSLQGHGHDLQTNVVKNEEKLRRSLPNLTRSSAATAQGPEPVKNSRSCESNLQVPNGGSPRHQSQSATAQLPRYSTPSRSSPKQKQHLQSPTSLRVPLSCCFGEEGDFIPSPSKLRTPATPSPLALRQPVKATSNPNSATSTPTRSLAPPRSGLPRPSASSAGGGIPLPRSKLAQPVRRSLPAPRTYGSTGDNWREGCY, from the exons ATGGAGGATATCAACTCAAATATCAACGCGGACTTGGAGGTGCGGAAGCTTCAGGACTTGGTGAAGAAACTCGAACAGCAGAATGAACAGCTTCGGAGTCGGTCCACGATGTTGTCCTCGTCCGGAGCCATGTCAGCGAACCACAGACCCCTCAGCGACGGATACGACTCGTCGTCCCTGTCAGCGGGGATGGCAGCCGGTCTGGCCGGCTTCCCTGGGGTGGGGTTCGTCGGAACGGGGAGCTACGGTGGGCTGCTGGAGAATAACCGCTGTTTGAGCCCCAGACTGTCTTACGACGGCATCAGTTTCAGGAGGGCGTATGAATACGACGGGGCATCGGCTGCCGCCTCTGTGTCGAGTAAGAACTCACTTTATTCAGACACCACCGGGAGTTTTACAGATGAAGGCGAAACATCAATCCTAGACGAAGTGGAAATCTTAGATCTTGAAGACATGGACTGTCTACACGAAGACGAGGACAGCTG GCTGTATGAGGCGAAACTGAACAGTCCCCTGCAGAAAACCTTGAGTCCTATTGTGTGGTGCCGCCAAGCTCTTGACAACCCCAGTCCTGAGATGGAATCAGCCAAGCGCTCCCTCATCCACAGACTGGACCTCACCCTGTCAg CCAACAAGCGCAGGAGCCTGTATGGGAGTCCCTACAACCAGCAGGGTTATGGAAGTCCGTATAGCACAAACGCAGCCAACAGCCCTTACAGCAGTGGCTTCAACTCCCCCTCCTCAACCCCCAGCAGAGTGCCCATTGTCAGACAGCAGCTAATGCCTGGTAATGCAG TACACCAGCGGAacgcagctgcagagaggaatcCTCCGGCGGTGAGCCCGCAGTCGTCGGTGGACAGTGAGCTGAGCACCTCAGAGATGGATGAGGACTCAGTGGGCTCCTCGACCACCTACAAACTCaatgatgtcactgatgtcCAGATACTGGCACGCATGCAGGAAGAGA GTTTGAGACAAGATTACGCCGCAACAGCATCCAGGAGGAGCTCAGGTTCGTCCTGCCACTCGTTGCGCCGCAGCACCTTCAGTGACCAGGAGCTAGACGCACACAGCctggaggacgaggaggaggcggTGCACCCGGCCTTCCACCTACCCTCCAACCGCTTCAGCCCCTCCCCTCGGCACTCTCCCCGCGCCTCCCCCAGGAACTCGCCCCGCTCTCGCTCTCCCGCACGCTCTATCGACTACAGCCACAGCCGCGGCTCGCCTCAGCCCATCATCAGCCGCCTGCAGCAGCCTCGCCACTCGCTGCAAGGCCACGGGCACGACCTGCAGACCAACGTGGTGAAGAACGAAG AAAAGCTACGTCGCAGTCTTCCCAACCTCACACGCTCCTCAGCGGCGACCGCCCAGGGCCCAGAGCCCGTCAAGAACAGCCGCAGCTGCGAGTCCAACCTGCAAGTGCCAAACGGCGGCTCTCCACGACACCAGAGCCAGTCTGCTA cagctcaactCCCGAGGTACTCCACCCCTTCTCGCTCCTCCccgaaacaaaaacagcacctCCAAAGCCCAACTTCCCTGCGAG TCCCACTCTCCTGTTGCTTTGGAGAAGAAGGTGATTTCA TCCCTTCTCCCAGCAAGCTGCGAACTCCTGCCACCCCGTCCCCACTGGCCTTGAGGCAGCCTGTAAAGGCCACATCCAACCCCAATTCTgccacctccacccccacccgCTCCCTGGCTCCCCCACGCAGCGGCCTGCCCCGCCCCAGTGCTTCTTCTGCAGGAGGTGGGATCCCTCTGCCTCGCAGCAAGCTGGCCCAACCTGTGCGCAG gtctcttcctgctcctcgAACCTACGGCAGCACAGGTGACAACTGGAGAGAAGGTTGTTACTGA
- the slain2 gene encoding SLAIN motif-containing protein 2 isoform X4: MEDINSNINADLEVRKLQDLVKKLEQQNEQLRSRSTMLSSSGAMSANHRPLSDGYDSSSLSAGMAAGLAGFPGVGFVGTGSYGGLLENNRCLSPRLSYDGISFRRAYEYDGASAAASVSSKNSLYSDTTGSFTDEGETSILDEVEILDLEDMDCLHEDEDSWLYEAKLNSPLQKTLSPIVWCRQALDNPSPEMESAKRSLIHRLDLTLSANKRRSLYGSPYNQQGYGSPYSTNAANSPYSSGFNSPSSTPSRVPIVRQQLMPGNAVHQRNAAAERNPPAVSPQSSVDSELSTSEMDEDSVGSSTTYKLNDVTDVQILARMQEESLRQDYAATASRRSSGSSCHSLRRSTFSDQELDAHSLEDEEEAVHPAFHLPSNRFSPSPRHSPRASPRNSPRSRSPARSIDYSHSRGSPQPIISRLQQPRHSLQGHGHDLQTNVVKNEEKLRRSLPNLTRSSAATAQGPEPVKNSRSCESNLQVPNGGSPRHQSQSATAQLPRYSTPSRSSPKQKQHLQSPTSLRVPSPSKLRTPATPSPLALRQPVKATSNPNSATSTPTRSLAPPRSGLPRPSASSAGGGIPLPRSKLAQPVRRSLPAPRTYGSTGDNWREGCY; this comes from the exons ATGGAGGATATCAACTCAAATATCAACGCGGACTTGGAGGTGCGGAAGCTTCAGGACTTGGTGAAGAAACTCGAACAGCAGAATGAACAGCTTCGGAGTCGGTCCACGATGTTGTCCTCGTCCGGAGCCATGTCAGCGAACCACAGACCCCTCAGCGACGGATACGACTCGTCGTCCCTGTCAGCGGGGATGGCAGCCGGTCTGGCCGGCTTCCCTGGGGTGGGGTTCGTCGGAACGGGGAGCTACGGTGGGCTGCTGGAGAATAACCGCTGTTTGAGCCCCAGACTGTCTTACGACGGCATCAGTTTCAGGAGGGCGTATGAATACGACGGGGCATCGGCTGCCGCCTCTGTGTCGAGTAAGAACTCACTTTATTCAGACACCACCGGGAGTTTTACAGATGAAGGCGAAACATCAATCCTAGACGAAGTGGAAATCTTAGATCTTGAAGACATGGACTGTCTACACGAAGACGAGGACAGCTG GCTGTATGAGGCGAAACTGAACAGTCCCCTGCAGAAAACCTTGAGTCCTATTGTGTGGTGCCGCCAAGCTCTTGACAACCCCAGTCCTGAGATGGAATCAGCCAAGCGCTCCCTCATCCACAGACTGGACCTCACCCTGTCAg CCAACAAGCGCAGGAGCCTGTATGGGAGTCCCTACAACCAGCAGGGTTATGGAAGTCCGTATAGCACAAACGCAGCCAACAGCCCTTACAGCAGTGGCTTCAACTCCCCCTCCTCAACCCCCAGCAGAGTGCCCATTGTCAGACAGCAGCTAATGCCTGGTAATGCAG TACACCAGCGGAacgcagctgcagagaggaatcCTCCGGCGGTGAGCCCGCAGTCGTCGGTGGACAGTGAGCTGAGCACCTCAGAGATGGATGAGGACTCAGTGGGCTCCTCGACCACCTACAAACTCaatgatgtcactgatgtcCAGATACTGGCACGCATGCAGGAAGAGA GTTTGAGACAAGATTACGCCGCAACAGCATCCAGGAGGAGCTCAGGTTCGTCCTGCCACTCGTTGCGCCGCAGCACCTTCAGTGACCAGGAGCTAGACGCACACAGCctggaggacgaggaggaggcggTGCACCCGGCCTTCCACCTACCCTCCAACCGCTTCAGCCCCTCCCCTCGGCACTCTCCCCGCGCCTCCCCCAGGAACTCGCCCCGCTCTCGCTCTCCCGCACGCTCTATCGACTACAGCCACAGCCGCGGCTCGCCTCAGCCCATCATCAGCCGCCTGCAGCAGCCTCGCCACTCGCTGCAAGGCCACGGGCACGACCTGCAGACCAACGTGGTGAAGAACGAAG AAAAGCTACGTCGCAGTCTTCCCAACCTCACACGCTCCTCAGCGGCGACCGCCCAGGGCCCAGAGCCCGTCAAGAACAGCCGCAGCTGCGAGTCCAACCTGCAAGTGCCAAACGGCGGCTCTCCACGACACCAGAGCCAGTCTGCTA cagctcaactCCCGAGGTACTCCACCCCTTCTCGCTCCTCCccgaaacaaaaacagcacctCCAAAGCCCAACTTCCCTGCGAG TCCCTTCTCCCAGCAAGCTGCGAACTCCTGCCACCCCGTCCCCACTGGCCTTGAGGCAGCCTGTAAAGGCCACATCCAACCCCAATTCTgccacctccacccccacccgCTCCCTGGCTCCCCCACGCAGCGGCCTGCCCCGCCCCAGTGCTTCTTCTGCAGGAGGTGGGATCCCTCTGCCTCGCAGCAAGCTGGCCCAACCTGTGCGCAG gtctcttcctgctcctcgAACCTACGGCAGCACAGGTGACAACTGGAGAGAAGGTTGTTACTGA
- the slain2 gene encoding SLAIN motif-containing protein 2 isoform X5, producing MEDINSNINADLEVRKLQDLVKKLEQQNEQLRSRSTMLSSSGAMSANHRPLSDGYDSSSLSAGMAAGLAGFPGVGFVGTGSYGGLLENNRCLSPRLSYDGISFRRAYEYDGASAAASVSSKNSLYSDTTGSFTDEGETSILDEVEILDLEDMDCLHEDEDSWLYEAKLNSPLQKTLSPIVWCRQALDNPSPEMESAKRSLIHRLDLTLSANKRRSLYGSPYNQQGYGSPYSTNAANSPYSSGFNSPSSTPSRVPIVRQQLMPGNAVHQRNAAAERNPPAVSPQSSVDSELSTSEMDEDSVGSSTTYKLNDVTDVQILARMQEESLRQDYAATASRRSSGSSCHSLRRSTFSDQELDAHSLEDEEEAVHPAFHLPSNRFSPSPRHSPRASPRNSPRSRSPARSIDYSHSRGSPQPIISRLQQPRHSLQGHGHDLQTNVVKNEEKLRRSLPNLTRSSAATAQGPEPVKNSRSCESNLQVPNGGSPRHQSQSAIPSPSKLRTPATPSPLALRQPVKATSNPNSATSTPTRSLAPPRSGLPRPSASSAGGGIPLPRSKLAQPVRRSLPAPRTYGSTGDNWREGCY from the exons ATGGAGGATATCAACTCAAATATCAACGCGGACTTGGAGGTGCGGAAGCTTCAGGACTTGGTGAAGAAACTCGAACAGCAGAATGAACAGCTTCGGAGTCGGTCCACGATGTTGTCCTCGTCCGGAGCCATGTCAGCGAACCACAGACCCCTCAGCGACGGATACGACTCGTCGTCCCTGTCAGCGGGGATGGCAGCCGGTCTGGCCGGCTTCCCTGGGGTGGGGTTCGTCGGAACGGGGAGCTACGGTGGGCTGCTGGAGAATAACCGCTGTTTGAGCCCCAGACTGTCTTACGACGGCATCAGTTTCAGGAGGGCGTATGAATACGACGGGGCATCGGCTGCCGCCTCTGTGTCGAGTAAGAACTCACTTTATTCAGACACCACCGGGAGTTTTACAGATGAAGGCGAAACATCAATCCTAGACGAAGTGGAAATCTTAGATCTTGAAGACATGGACTGTCTACACGAAGACGAGGACAGCTG GCTGTATGAGGCGAAACTGAACAGTCCCCTGCAGAAAACCTTGAGTCCTATTGTGTGGTGCCGCCAAGCTCTTGACAACCCCAGTCCTGAGATGGAATCAGCCAAGCGCTCCCTCATCCACAGACTGGACCTCACCCTGTCAg CCAACAAGCGCAGGAGCCTGTATGGGAGTCCCTACAACCAGCAGGGTTATGGAAGTCCGTATAGCACAAACGCAGCCAACAGCCCTTACAGCAGTGGCTTCAACTCCCCCTCCTCAACCCCCAGCAGAGTGCCCATTGTCAGACAGCAGCTAATGCCTGGTAATGCAG TACACCAGCGGAacgcagctgcagagaggaatcCTCCGGCGGTGAGCCCGCAGTCGTCGGTGGACAGTGAGCTGAGCACCTCAGAGATGGATGAGGACTCAGTGGGCTCCTCGACCACCTACAAACTCaatgatgtcactgatgtcCAGATACTGGCACGCATGCAGGAAGAGA GTTTGAGACAAGATTACGCCGCAACAGCATCCAGGAGGAGCTCAGGTTCGTCCTGCCACTCGTTGCGCCGCAGCACCTTCAGTGACCAGGAGCTAGACGCACACAGCctggaggacgaggaggaggcggTGCACCCGGCCTTCCACCTACCCTCCAACCGCTTCAGCCCCTCCCCTCGGCACTCTCCCCGCGCCTCCCCCAGGAACTCGCCCCGCTCTCGCTCTCCCGCACGCTCTATCGACTACAGCCACAGCCGCGGCTCGCCTCAGCCCATCATCAGCCGCCTGCAGCAGCCTCGCCACTCGCTGCAAGGCCACGGGCACGACCTGCAGACCAACGTGGTGAAGAACGAAG AAAAGCTACGTCGCAGTCTTCCCAACCTCACACGCTCCTCAGCGGCGACCGCCCAGGGCCCAGAGCCCGTCAAGAACAGCCGCAGCTGCGAGTCCAACCTGCAAGTGCCAAACGGCGGCTCTCCACGACACCAGAGCCAGTCTGCTA TCCCTTCTCCCAGCAAGCTGCGAACTCCTGCCACCCCGTCCCCACTGGCCTTGAGGCAGCCTGTAAAGGCCACATCCAACCCCAATTCTgccacctccacccccacccgCTCCCTGGCTCCCCCACGCAGCGGCCTGCCCCGCCCCAGTGCTTCTTCTGCAGGAGGTGGGATCCCTCTGCCTCGCAGCAAGCTGGCCCAACCTGTGCGCAG gtctcttcctgctcctcgAACCTACGGCAGCACAGGTGACAACTGGAGAGAAGGTTGTTACTGA
- the slain2 gene encoding SLAIN motif-containing protein 2 isoform X1, with protein MEDINSNINADLEVRKLQDLVKKLEQQNEQLRSRSTMLSSSGAMSANHRPLSDGYDSSSLSAGMAAGLAGFPGVGFVGTGSYGGLLENNRCLSPRLSYDGISFRRAYEYDGASAAASVSSKNSLYSDTTGSFTDEGETSILDEVEILDLEDMDCLHEDEDSWLYEAKLNSPLQKTLSPIVWCRQALDNPSPEMESAKRSLIHRLDLTLSANKRRSLYGSPYNQQGYGSPYSTNAANSPYSSGFNSPSSTPSRVPIVRQQLMPGNAVHQRNAAAERNPPAVSPQSSVDSELSTSEMDEDSVGSSTTYKLNDVTDVQILARMQEESLRQDYAATASRRSSGSSCHSLRRSTFSDQELDAHSLEDEEEAVHPAFHLPSNRFSPSPRHSPRASPRNSPRSRSPARSIDYSHSRGSPQPIISRLQQPRHSLQGHGHDLQTNVVKNEEKLRRSLPNLTRSSAATAQGPEPVKNSRSCESNLQVPNGGSPRHQSQSATAAQLPRYSTPSRSSPKQKQHLQSPTSLRVPLSCCFGEEGDFIPSPSKLRTPATPSPLALRQPVKATSNPNSATSTPTRSLAPPRSGLPRPSASSAGGGIPLPRSKLAQPVRRSLPAPRTYGSTGDNWREGCY; from the exons ATGGAGGATATCAACTCAAATATCAACGCGGACTTGGAGGTGCGGAAGCTTCAGGACTTGGTGAAGAAACTCGAACAGCAGAATGAACAGCTTCGGAGTCGGTCCACGATGTTGTCCTCGTCCGGAGCCATGTCAGCGAACCACAGACCCCTCAGCGACGGATACGACTCGTCGTCCCTGTCAGCGGGGATGGCAGCCGGTCTGGCCGGCTTCCCTGGGGTGGGGTTCGTCGGAACGGGGAGCTACGGTGGGCTGCTGGAGAATAACCGCTGTTTGAGCCCCAGACTGTCTTACGACGGCATCAGTTTCAGGAGGGCGTATGAATACGACGGGGCATCGGCTGCCGCCTCTGTGTCGAGTAAGAACTCACTTTATTCAGACACCACCGGGAGTTTTACAGATGAAGGCGAAACATCAATCCTAGACGAAGTGGAAATCTTAGATCTTGAAGACATGGACTGTCTACACGAAGACGAGGACAGCTG GCTGTATGAGGCGAAACTGAACAGTCCCCTGCAGAAAACCTTGAGTCCTATTGTGTGGTGCCGCCAAGCTCTTGACAACCCCAGTCCTGAGATGGAATCAGCCAAGCGCTCCCTCATCCACAGACTGGACCTCACCCTGTCAg CCAACAAGCGCAGGAGCCTGTATGGGAGTCCCTACAACCAGCAGGGTTATGGAAGTCCGTATAGCACAAACGCAGCCAACAGCCCTTACAGCAGTGGCTTCAACTCCCCCTCCTCAACCCCCAGCAGAGTGCCCATTGTCAGACAGCAGCTAATGCCTGGTAATGCAG TACACCAGCGGAacgcagctgcagagaggaatcCTCCGGCGGTGAGCCCGCAGTCGTCGGTGGACAGTGAGCTGAGCACCTCAGAGATGGATGAGGACTCAGTGGGCTCCTCGACCACCTACAAACTCaatgatgtcactgatgtcCAGATACTGGCACGCATGCAGGAAGAGA GTTTGAGACAAGATTACGCCGCAACAGCATCCAGGAGGAGCTCAGGTTCGTCCTGCCACTCGTTGCGCCGCAGCACCTTCAGTGACCAGGAGCTAGACGCACACAGCctggaggacgaggaggaggcggTGCACCCGGCCTTCCACCTACCCTCCAACCGCTTCAGCCCCTCCCCTCGGCACTCTCCCCGCGCCTCCCCCAGGAACTCGCCCCGCTCTCGCTCTCCCGCACGCTCTATCGACTACAGCCACAGCCGCGGCTCGCCTCAGCCCATCATCAGCCGCCTGCAGCAGCCTCGCCACTCGCTGCAAGGCCACGGGCACGACCTGCAGACCAACGTGGTGAAGAACGAAG AAAAGCTACGTCGCAGTCTTCCCAACCTCACACGCTCCTCAGCGGCGACCGCCCAGGGCCCAGAGCCCGTCAAGAACAGCCGCAGCTGCGAGTCCAACCTGCAAGTGCCAAACGGCGGCTCTCCACGACACCAGAGCCAGTCTGCTA cagcagctcaactCCCGAGGTACTCCACCCCTTCTCGCTCCTCCccgaaacaaaaacagcacctCCAAAGCCCAACTTCCCTGCGAG TCCCACTCTCCTGTTGCTTTGGAGAAGAAGGTGATTTCA TCCCTTCTCCCAGCAAGCTGCGAACTCCTGCCACCCCGTCCCCACTGGCCTTGAGGCAGCCTGTAAAGGCCACATCCAACCCCAATTCTgccacctccacccccacccgCTCCCTGGCTCCCCCACGCAGCGGCCTGCCCCGCCCCAGTGCTTCTTCTGCAGGAGGTGGGATCCCTCTGCCTCGCAGCAAGCTGGCCCAACCTGTGCGCAG gtctcttcctgctcctcgAACCTACGGCAGCACAGGTGACAACTGGAGAGAAGGTTGTTACTGA